One genomic segment of Candidatus Eisenbacteria bacterium includes these proteins:
- the dapF gene encoding diaminopimelate epimerase gives MLGADFVKGHGLGNDYIVVDGERFGIPLTPERVRLLCHRNLGLGSDGVLEVTKRVDGFFARIWNPDGSEAERSGNGLRIAAKFLSDHGYTIESTFVIVTAAGPVTTEVYRRAGRVYAVRLEMGRASIDRAIRSLAIERRRLDVTVVSVGNPHCVIFGEPLTRERLFAIGPLVERHAQFPQRINVQIAAAESRASARALVWERGAGHTLASGTSACAVATACFDRGLVDGKVTVLMEGGQLEVEVGSDLSLIMTGPAEEVYVGTLSPDLRQRLLEMQ, from the coding sequence ATGCTCGGAGCTGACTTCGTCAAGGGACACGGCCTGGGGAACGACTACATCGTGGTGGACGGCGAGCGCTTCGGAATCCCGCTCACGCCCGAGCGGGTACGCCTCCTCTGCCATCGGAACCTGGGCTTGGGCTCCGACGGGGTGCTGGAGGTCACGAAACGCGTCGATGGGTTCTTCGCCCGGATCTGGAACCCCGACGGCTCGGAAGCGGAACGGAGCGGGAACGGGCTTCGAATCGCGGCCAAATTCCTGAGCGACCACGGCTACACGATCGAGAGCACCTTTGTGATCGTAACCGCGGCGGGGCCGGTCACGACCGAGGTCTACCGGCGGGCCGGGAGGGTCTACGCGGTGCGGCTCGAGATGGGGCGGGCGAGCATCGATCGCGCGATTCGCTCGCTCGCGATCGAGCGCCGCCGTCTCGACGTGACGGTGGTTTCGGTGGGGAACCCGCATTGCGTCATTTTCGGCGAGCCCCTGACGCGCGAGCGCCTATTCGCGATCGGTCCTCTGGTGGAGCGACATGCGCAATTCCCCCAGCGCATCAACGTGCAGATCGCCGCCGCCGAATCCCGCGCCAGCGCGCGGGCGCTCGTCTGGGAGCGGGGCGCGGGGCACACGCTCGCCTCCGGCACGAGCGCGTGCGCCGTCGCGACGGCGTGTTTCGACCGGGGCCTTGTCGATGGAAAGGTAACCGTGCTGATGGAAGGGGGGCAGCTGGAAGTCGAGGTCGGGTCCGACTTGAGTCTCATCATGACCGGCCCGGCCGAAGAGGTCTATGTCGGGACGCTCAGCCCGGACCTGAGGCAGCGTCTGCTCGAGATGCAATAG